Proteins encoded by one window of Crassostrea angulata isolate pt1a10 chromosome 9, ASM2561291v2, whole genome shotgun sequence:
- the LOC128162657 gene encoding uncharacterized protein LOC128162657, protein MAFERRLFLLAVILLHSMNYTNAMKDKKYIQEISTGKEIVGDGNCFYRCLSVYLHGHQNEHSTIRENIILYMSGRSCESEVENEERSRRYGRLMHNTRQSYEDYLRLHNNSGEWADEPIIQAAADLYGFNIYVSSYGNSGVTQRVRATSEQLRHDSGRLLHLRLQNSHYTCIEHDCQTDSVPSGDFVEMPVVIDFGKQYGAEPYEDSLDVLDYSKTVGLPKTVGDEKPSNAGIDPFNMEDLESKLPVTYPKKNERQIDYEDDVDYLDSSRSNILPETVGIEKSREKNDESVDGFKDLAKKKTINTVTEVQERELENQKDEDLENQFCWIDTEEDEPVDYINEVCEDIREISIAEEKTPKQKFTRCRDIEHLKEWCKTGQVNRGTECKVRRMKFGHEYHHYFMIWEVSQGGLDIVHLTLTWPLRICCEILRVSFATGNNSLLDFQQGVFIACADFPFNESQIAAMQHRLEEVISWTHINYSLISENKFYCQSLISYIKTGEKNFSEVDTFVERYPIQGPIIILSVSFIALLIKIFTHCMYFWNKVKSRDFKITDMFTIFKYCSMMGNIDFEFTIWFLRAAIAYILNIFDNYKNNNSKNKNNNNDNKKDKTD, encoded by the exons ATGGCATTTGAAAGACGACTCTTTTTATTGGCTGTGATTCTTCTCCATTCAATGAATTACACTAATGCTATGAAAGATAAAAAGTATATCCAGGAAATATCAACTGGGAAAG AGATTGTGGGAGATGGCAACTGTTTCTACAGGTGCTTGTCCGTTTATCTTCATGGACACCAGAATGAACACAGTACAATAAGGGAGAACATCATCTTGTATATGTCTGGTCGCAGCTGCGAGTCTGAGGTGGAAAATGAAGAAAGGTCACGTCGTTACGGTCGATTGATGCATAACACACGCCAAAGTTACGAGGATTACTTAag GCTCCACAATAATAGTGGAGAGTGGGCTGATGAACCAATCATTCAAGCAGCTGCCGACTTGTATGGTTTCAATATTTACGTCAGTTCGTACGGAAACTCTGGAGTCACTCAACGCGTACGGGCAACCTCTGAACAACTTCGACATGATAGCGGCAGACTGCTTCACTTAAGATTGCAGAATTCTCACTACACCTGCATTGAACATG ATTGTCAAACAGACTCTGTGCCTTCAGGTGACTTTGTTGAGATGCCAGTCGTTATAGACTTTGGAAAACAATATGGAGCTGAGCCAT ATGAAGATAGCCTTGATGTTTTGGACTACAGCAAGACTGTTGGTCTTCCAAAGACTGTTGGAGATGAAAAACCAAGCAATGCAGGGATTGACCCATTCAACA TGGAAGATCTTGAAAGCAAGCTTCCTGTGACATATCCAAAGAAGAATGAACGCCAAATTGACT ATGAAGACGACGTAGATTATTTGGACAGCAGCAGGAGTAATATTCTTCCAGAGACTGTTGGAATTGAGAAATCGAGAGAAAAGAATGACGAAAGTGTTGATG GTTTTAAAGATCTAGCGAAGAAAAAGACAATCAATACTGTCACAGAAGTTCAGGAGAGAGAGCTTGAGAatcaaaaag ATGAAGATCTTGAAAACCAGTTTTGTTGGATTGATACAGAAGAGGATGAACCTGTTGATT ATATCAATGAAGTCTGTGAAGATATCAGAGAAATAAGTATCGCTGAAGAGAAGACCCCAAAACAAAAG TTTACAAGATGCAGAGATATAGAGCATTTGAAAGAGTGGTGCAAAACTGGACAGGTTAACCGTGGAACGGAATGCAAAGTGCGGAGAATGAAATTCGGTCACGAATACCATCACTACTTTATGATTTGGGAAGTCTCGCAGGGGGGCCTGGACattgtacatttgactttgactTGGCCATTGAGGATTTGTTGTGAAATCCTCAGGGTGAGTTTCGCAACCGGAAACAATTCTTTGTTGGACTTTCAGCAAGGTGTGTTCATTGCGTGTGCAGATTTTCCTTTTAACGAATCACAGATTGCGGCAATGCAGCACAGGCTTGAAGAAGTGATATCTTGGACGCATATTAATTACAGTTTGATATCGgaaaacaagttttattgtCAGTCcctaatatcatatatcaaaACAGGGGAGAAAAATTTCTCTGAAGTGGATACTTTTGTTGAGCGATATCCTATTCAGGGACCTATTATAATTTTATCTGTTAGTTTTATAGctcttttgattaaaatttttacacattGTATGTATTTTTGGAACAAAGTTAAATCTCGAGACTTTAAAATAACTGATATGTTTACAATCTTTAAATATTGTAGCATGATGGGTaatattgattttgaatttacgaTTTGGTTTCTAAGAGCAGCAATtgcatatatattaaatatttttgataattataaaaataataatagtaaaaataaaaacaataataatgatAACAAAAAGGACAAAACTGATTAA